The DNA segment CATACAGAAAACAACATCAAAATAAAGTACTAAAATAAATTACTTCAAATCAATGAATCATGATTTACAACAAAATACCTCAACTGGTCACATTAGTGTTGTACATGACTTCAGTTCCATCGTTTTGCCCATAAGCCGTTATGCTTATTGGCGGGAAAAAAATGTgcataaaactttttatatttgtgttttagaaattaaattaaaataaagaaacaTTAAAATCAACTAActgtaaaattttgaattttgattgtgACTAGTAAGTTGAAACGCAAAAGATGACTCATGGTTGACATGGTGGACATTCACCAAACATATTACCCCttggtttttcttttggtcCGAGCATAAAGTATATGGTGGTTTTCGAGTTAATTTAATTTCAAAACCTTTTAagaaaacataattttaaatttacaaTTCAATCCAGTGTTCTCTATTTTCTTAGCAAGGATTTTTCATTCAAAATAAATACATCGACAACGATTTCGATGGATTGTTGTGAAGTATCAGGCAAagatttcatcagaatatacCCCGACAATGACATCAGAAACAGCATCTTCCACAAGCACAGTATCTTCCTGCTACtttagatctttttttttcagaaaaaatgcATCAAAAACTCAAACCTGTGGCCCAAAAATGTGacaaaaaaagtttcaaaaagaaaagaaaagggaaaacaaTCATGACAAAAATATCTCCTTTTGTCGAGGGCCCAAAAggcccaaatcctccatccacACATCCACATCGCTTCCGAGTTCACACACGttgcgctcgccgccgcttcgACGGAGATGggcggcgcccccgccgccgccgccgtggccctgCTCGCGGCCACTCGCCGGCGCCCCGCTGCCGGCCCGCTCGCGTTCCTCCTCCCTCGCGCGGCCCGCGCGGGGCTCCACGAggctgctgctccggcggcggaggagaaggggaggacccggaggaggcggaggaggaggagcagcagcagccgccttctcgggccggACATCCCCGACACCTGGGACtcgcccccgcgcgccgcggcgcggccgccTCCCCCGAGCGGCGCCGGAGGTAACCGGCGGGCTTGCTGATGTAAAGCTTTTGCTAGGCGTGCGCTTCGTCGACCAGTGGTTTCGCCGGGAGATGCCATTCGAAGTATTCGGATGGTTTTGGGGTTTAGTACATGGGTTTTGAGAGCGTGCTGCGGATACTTAAATTCAGTGGTTCTCGCTTGATTGGTGCAGAACCCACTTGGAGATTAGCAGCTTAGTGGTGCTGAACCCACCTCCAGATCCTGTAGCAGTTTAGTGTCGAAAGACTTGCTGTTGTTGCTAATGAATGATGACATCCGAGAATGGAGCTATTGGTAGAACAGAATGTTAATTCAAATGGAATGAATGCTAGTGTAAGGCTGAAAAATGGAAAGGTGCAgtggggaaaaaaattataatttactTGTGCcaagctgaaagcctgaaaccaTGCTGTAGAGTATAGAGTAGTTTTATTTGGCGGCTGCAATAATCTTTGGTTTAGTTGGTGCAAAGGTTGTAGGGAAATTTCTAGGTTGATACCCTTCATGCTTGTGGACGCTTCCATTTCCATGAAAAGACTGTGAAGCTTCAGTTCTTCACTATTGATTGGTCATACAGGGAGCCTTATGTTATTGTCGTTTAGCTTCTTATGTTAATGATTTGATGTTCTGTACTTGTGCTTTTGTCTTTGTTGTAGTTGATTATGACTCCACTGCGACCATTATTGATGGCAAGTCTGTCGCGGAAGACATAAGGTTTCAGATCGCTGAAGAAGTTCGTCAAATGAAAAATGCAGTGGGGCATGTGCCTGGCCTAGCTGTTGTATTGGTCGGCGATAGAAGGGACTCTGAGTCATACGTGCGATACAAAATTAAGGGCTGTGAGGAGGTTGGAATAAAGTCCTTGTTGGCGGAGTTGCCTGGGAACTGTACGGAAGACGTAGTGGTGGATTCTGTGTCAAGATTCAATGAAGATCCATCTGTTCATGGCATTCTTGTGCAACTACCTCTACCACAGGTAATTACTGTCTAGTGTTCTAGTGTTGCAGCTGCAGGAAGTTGGATTAAGTTTGTGGATTTATATTATGAAAACCTTTCATTTGCACCAATTAGATGATTGTTTTGTTCGATGACTAATGCAAACTACTtttgttgtcattgtaataGACAGCCAACTTCAGCTAtcctttattttgttttcattttagtATGTTTTGTTAAGATTCAGTTTACTTTACATCCAAGCTTtgcctttttcattttcaatATTGACATAATGAACATCAAGCTAGCTATTTAACATGCTAGTTTTTGGCTAAATCAGCATATGGATGAAGAAAGGATTCTGAGCGCTATTAGCCTAGAGAAGGATGTTGATGGTTTCCATCCATTGAATGTTGGTAATCTTGCCCTCAGAAGCCGGAAGCCTTTATTTGTGCCCTGTGCTGCAAAGGCTTGCCTTGAGTTATTGCTCCAGTCTGGGATTGAACTCATGGGGAAACATGTCACTGTGATTGGGAGAAGCAAAGTTGTTGGGTTGCCCACTTCTTTACTTTTACAGGTAAAGCCAAGCTATTACCTTGATTATTCTTCATTATTACAAGGCCAGTATTGTGACAAACTAATAgcatttttgattttttttctcccagaGACACCATGCCACTGTTAGTATTATCCATGCTTTCACAACAAATCCAGAAGAGATTACCCGTCAATCTGATATTGTGATCTCAGCTGCTGGGGTGGCCAATCTTGTAAGAGGAAGCTGGTTGAAGAAAGGTGCAGTTGTGATCGATGTTGGAACAAACCCAATTGAGGTAAAGGAAATGTTGTTTATAGTAGTTCAGGCCGAGAACAGAAATGCTTGATTTACAACATTACTGGCTTACTGCATTATTGGTGTTATTATTTAGCACATCCATTTTTAATAGCATCTTGTTGAACCCTTCCGGTTTAGTTGGTATTCTATGTATGAATTTGTCTCAACCTATGATATGTCCTGAATGTGAATTGATATAGACAGCTAACCATGCCTCCTACTGAACTTTTTTCATGAGTGCAGTTCTGGATTTGTGCATCAATGCactttcccccttttttttacaCTACTTATTTCTGCCCATTTAGTACTCATGATACTCTTTCATAGGATCCAACCAGTGATTACGGCTATCGATTAACTGGAGATGTCTGCTTCGAAGAAGCTGTGAAGTTGGCCTCTGCTATAACTCCAGTTCCTGGTGGTGTGGGACCGGTGACCATTGCGATGCTTCTTGCGAATACACTTGACTCAGCGAAACTAGCTTACGGCTTAGCTACTGAATCCCCTGAATTGTAATCTTGCTTCACTTTGcctttgtaaattactttttttcccctttttatcGCTCGTTGCTCTCACTTTTGGCTGTTTGAGAGCTGGGATGTAAGTGTAACATACATTTTGCTGAATAAATATTGTATGATTAGCATGTCCATGCTTGCAGTAAGTATCTCCTGGTAATGAATCGTATGAAGAATATGAACCAGCATTCAGAAAGGAAATTAACAGAAACACAACTAGTTTTATTTCCAAATGGGCTGGATATCATTATTAATTTTCATTTGGAGTCTTGATATATGATTATGAGAGTGCAGAAAACAATTTTGCACTGGCTGAATCTATGAACCTAAGGATCTTATGAGCTGTGATTCACTTTAAAACCACACTGCATGCAAGAGTGTTTGTAATGAACTTATAAAAGATTTCACGGACTTAAAGATGGACATCCAGGAAAACTGAAACAGAGAAGAATAAGCTGATTGCAACACTTCCCTACGACAAAACATGAACAAAATGCTAATTCCAGTGCACTTCAACAGTCAtcttatggaaaaaaaaaaagatgatctGAAGCTCAAAGCCTCCAATTGCATACTGCAAGATATGCGAAAAACAGAGCTTGAAACTTAAAACTTAGCAGGCCGCTCATTAATAAAAAGGAGAGGATGAAATAATGGGAGAactgaatttatttatttacttatttattACATAAAACAATTTCAAAAATATGACTGATGCCACCTACTAGATGATACATTAGGGGCTATGACATTTGCATTTCATGAtgtaaagaaaaagagaagttcATTTTTGCAACATAATTGTTGTACTCTATTGTTTTGCCCAGTTTAGCTTCATAATTCATATCAGTTCAATTTTCTGCTCTGCCACCCAAGATTGGTTCGGCCCCAGTTGTAATGTTTCAATCTGCATCAGCAATTGATCATATCATTAGAGAAAACTACATAATAATTATCAAcatgtttttcttaaattttcaTTTGTGGTGTCTATAATTGTTAGCGAAACTTCATGTGCATTTGTTGTATTAGTTGTCATACCTTTGCATTTTCAACACAGACAAAATCTTTGTAACAAGCCTCCATCTGCAAGTGAGGATTCCACAGCACTGCATCTGACCAACTGTATTTAAAAATTAACCACAATTTAATGATGCAATCTTTACAGAGTTTATATGATTCCTCTTGTAACAAATCAATTTAGCATACTTCGCATTTGATATCACAATTTTGTCACCCAATCCATTGTCCAGGGTGAGCTCACTCGGTGCACCAAGGTAAATGCAGTCGACAAATCCTGGAAAAGTCACCTCTTCCCTGTATCATATGAAGTGGCTGAGAAGTATGTCTAATATTTACGTTGTGTTCAACATATTACACAATTAAAAGGAGTGCACATTTGTTCCCAAGTTCAACACAGGGTAGGATAAAAAGACAAGCAATGCAATGGCCAACAGCACCAAGCTGCTAACAGTGCCCACCATCTAGAAAAGTGACAAATCCAGTAAGATAAAACAAGGCAAGAACTAGGGTTgctcattaattttttttcataaccctCCAAGATTGGACATATGTGATGCGGAGGGAGAAGACTGTCACAACAATCCTCTAGGAACAAATAAATGacgtcatgtttttttttcccaacccGTTAAAACCAAGAATGAACACACCTAGGAggaatcagaaattcagaatataGCTCTTATTTTCCACCAATGCAGTGAACAATTCAGGGAAAGAAATATATTATTGGAAAAATGTGGGACCATGGGAGTTTCAAATGTTACTGTAGTATATAAgaacaaaatataaacaaaaataacaaaagactGATCAAAATGCAAAACTGACCTCTCTTCTTTCCCCTCCAAAGGGTTTTTGGGATCGGGATCCTTATTTAGGGTCTTACAACCTTTGAGACCTTTCACTGAAACACCAGAAATTGAAGCCTGTACAACCAAATACTTGAGAATTAATAATGATGTGCTTGATAAACAAATAAGATTTTGTTTCCTTCATGAAACTGCTACTTACACTGAAATAGCTGTGGAGTGCCGAGTTAAATGAAAAAGGCTTATCGtctgtatttgttattttcagtGTTGTTGACAGGCTTGTAGAGTGCAATGCAACCTGCAAGATAATTAATTGGAATTggtgaattgcagtttttggataGTGCTGATAAGATTCTGGTTTTGCAGAGTGCAGCAAGGCACAATGGCACATAGTACGATAGCAGGGTTTAACCTTATACAGAGCTTGGAAGCTAAAATCCCACATTGAACGGCTATAAGAGTCATCTTTTAGTTCCAAAGTTACAGCTGGATCTCCTTCATTAGCTTCTGAATCAGTGATAGACCAATTCATGTTCCTTGCAAATCCATGctgtaaaaaaaagtgaaattaGACTTACTTAAAAAAGGGTTCAGCATAAATCGTGTTTTCTGCAGTTGCTGATGAATGTACATGAACATTAACTTGTCAACACCATGGTACATGTAAAACTATTTAAGAACGATTAGTTGTATCACGTACTGCACAGAAGGTAAAGGAATGTATAATGTTGGCAGGCTGCAGGTAGTTCATTTCAGGCTAACTTGGGTTCCCTGCTTAACATGTTACTACATGCATTTTCCAGATTGatgtatatattaaatgtgaCATCAATCTGAAATATGATATCATTCACTTGGCTGTATCAAAGTCTGTTTAGTCATATGCTCTGAtgagaatttaaatatattagttTCTTTCCTATCTGAATGGCTACAACAGAAAATGGGTTTCACAAACCTGCTGCATGGTACCAGGACCGAATTGGGGGAAGCAATGTGGGATTCCACCACTGGTTTCAGGAAAGAAGATGGTTAGCATGACATTTGTTAAGCTTCAGATAATTTATCCCAAACTTCAGCGCCAACCTGATGGGTTTCTGGCCGTTGAACACCGCATCTGGTCTGACAAATAGGAGGTCTTTTCCACTGGGGACTTTCCAAGATGTTATGCAGGCTCCAAATAGATAAATTTCAGCCTCACTTCATGCATAAAATGAGCACACAAttaacaaattgaaaaaaagTACAAAACCTGATAACACACCTTTGTTGTGTCAATTGAAAGAAACCGATAGTAACTTGAAACTTTGAAGGGTAAGTTAGGAGGTACCCAAGATCCCAAATTATGCAAATCTGGACCATTCAATATTATTTCAAGATTATCCAACTCTAGCAATTCATGGCTCGTAGTGTTATTTTGTACTAGCTGACTAATCACACAGCACAATGGAAAAGATTGGACTTGAATGGCAAGTTGCACAATAAATCATTGTGACATCTTTGTGTTTTTGAAAACACGTGGCAAATGCTCCTGCTTCATTTTTCACTGAAACCATTTTGTTCTCTCAGTATATCTCAAAGCTTTCAGTATCATAGCAACtgtatgattatattatgtAGTGCACAGTTCCATCTCACAGCGCCAAATTCTGAACAATGAACCTTCCATTCCAGCCTTGTGAAACCACTTCCGTAATCTTCACAGTCAAACAATCAAGTATTTTGTAGAAAATAAGAAGACCAAACCATACAAAATCACCATTCTAAAAATTCATTTCTTTTCCAGTTTTTGAGTACTGGCCAGAGAAATATCCAGAAGCTAAAAGCAACCGAATGGTAAATTATTCTCCGAATCAGTTCTTCTGCTACTCATGCTGCATTACCCAGTTCAATGCAGTACAAATATTTATCCCAtctctacaaaaaaaaaaaaaacaaacaaacaaacaagcaaaCAAACACAACCAAGTTCCTCCACCTTTGGCACCATACATCCAACATTCCTACTCACAAACCAAACTACCACAATCCCTCCAAGAATCTCACACAAGTTATCCACCCCAAAAATTTCaccttaaaataaaaagaaacccCAAATCAACCACACCTAGAATTACCTCCCATGCGGGGACTTGAGGTAGATCTTTGGCAGCCCGCCATTGCCCTCGGAGACCGCCACGCCGGGCGCGTACACCTTTTGCCCCACGCTGGCCAAGGCCACCACTCTCCTAGAGCGCCTGCATCCATCCAAGAACGCCCCCCAAAAAACACAGACACCACCACCAGGGATCAATCCTTCGCACGCACAGGAGATCGATTTGAACCAGTACAGGTCAGGGGCACAGAGATTAGTACCTGAACCGTCGAGGTGAATTGGAGGAGACGGAGATAGAGACGGAgatggcggaggggagggtgagCGCGCAAGAAGCCGCCATTTCTGCTTGGTTGAGGAGGGGAGAAGCTGAGCTGAGACTTCGGAGGTGTTTTGCCTAGTTTAGAGTGGCAGGCGTCTTGGATCTTCTGTGGGAAACTGTCTGTTGTCATCATTGTGCCTTTTCTTCATGTATGTgtatttagttcgcgaaaagaaaatttttgtgtTTTAGATCGGATATTCGACTGGATGTTGGAAATGGTTTTTGGATAGaatgaaaaatataatttcataactcgcttggaaaccgcgagacgaatcttttaagcttaattaagctgtcattagcacatgtgggttactatagcacttatggttaatcatagactaattaggctcaaaatattcgtcttgTGATTTCCATgcgaactgtgtaattagtttttgtttttatctatatttaatgctccatgcatgtgtccaaagattcaatgtgatatttttgggaaaaaaaattttaggaactaaaccaggccaaaGGAAGATGAATAGTGGGGATTTCGGCTTTAGCTCCGATGAGATAATGGGGATTTCGGTATGATGGTGGCAAACCGATCAGTTAGCATCTTAGGTTGGGGTTAGGGGGGAAGAGGGgttgggggaggaggaagagggggaagTTAGGCGGCGGAACAAGAAGGAGGTGTCACCGAAGCAACGTGATTAGTGATGTATCTAAAATTTAGGGTATGGGTGGTCCGACTCATAAAATGTATAGCAGTACACATAAAcaattaatttctttttttcgacaccaattaattttattttaagggTGAGATCAATTAGCACTGCACTGCAGCAGATCAACAAGCACTACATTTTAGTAGATCAACTCGGCGGTTGTTTCACCGAATCAGTATACACACGCTAATAAAACAGAACCGAATTACCTAGCAGCGACATGAGATCAACTTTGAATCTATGATCTCTTTGGCATTAGTTCTAGTCGGTGTTGTATTACTATTGCACAGTAGAAGCATATATTATAGCAAAGCACATGGATTTTAGGCAAGAACAATGCAGATTGTAGAAAGAAGatatgaaagagagagagagcacgggAGCTTGTACCTGCAGATTTGGAGACTTGTAGGTGCTGCCAACACTGCTTCGGCCTTGCACCTAGTGCTCACCGCGGAGACAGAAATCGGTGCCAAGAGATCAACCGCCTCTTTGCTGAGCTCATGAGTTGCAACCTCAcatgagaagagagaggagcatAGTATTCGCCCACTCTGGCATGGTTGCGTGTCAAATCAGCGATGGCGAGAGGTGGCGATCGGAGTCTCGGACTCGGCGACAGGTCGACTTGTTGTTTGATGCAGTGCGGAATCATGGGCGGGGTGCGGAAGACGTGGCATCCAATCCAACACGATGTGCCGATGCCGCAATTACCTAAACGTAGCGGCACTTTGttttggtttcttttcttctcttttttctgaAATTCTATATAGTAGAGGGGTTGGttgcgattttttttatgatccaGGGACCACCTGAACCACTCTACAGATCCGCCTCCACGTGTGATCTGCGGCAAACGTTGGACCTGTATTAGCGGTGAGGGCAAAGGAAAGAGAGTGgttaggaggagagggagttgCCGAAGACAAGGAAGACGACGAGATGGGGGTAGCGTTGTTAACTTAAGGAGGACAGCTaagaaggcggaggagggggggtATGGTGGGCCTTGCTGACACTTTTGGCCTTTTTCATGCGCTGGCGAGGTCGGGCGATGGCGCCGAGTGATCGGGCGGAGGAAGTGAACTTGCATCTTTCAATCGAGATTGACTGCGTTCATACTATTTTTAAGCTGGAAGTTCTTACTAACCGATTTCAATTAAAAATATAGATGTGTAGGTAAGTTAGAGCAGTTCAGTTATcttttcatctcatgaaccacAGCAACTGTGCAAATCAGCAAATGTGCAATACCGGCATGCTACTCAGTCTCTTTAACAAAAGCACACACATGAGCCTAGGCCAAGTCTGTAGAGAAGATCCTTGATGCTTCGCGTAGCATGTTTTTGTGGCCTTCAGGGAGGCACAAAATGCAATTGTCCCTTCCGAACAAACTTATTCTGGGATATGCCTTTTGAACGACTGAAAGGCCTCCGCTGGAGGATCTCTCCACgcatattttcttttgattcTTTTCTCGATCTTCTGTATTTCTGTTCTCTCCCATATTCCTGCTCTCACCTGAATGCTAAGGCGTTTGTTTGAAATCTAGAAATTTCGATGAATTTTCACATGAATTTCATATTTTACAGTTTAATTGTTGCAGGAATAGGAGAATATCTCCATGTTCGAAAAAGAAGCGCTCAAAAGTTGATACATACTTATATTTATTCAGAAATGTATCTCACTTTCTGATATGAAATAGACAAGGTACCATTGATCAATGATCATTTGATCTTAGTGCTGTTAGCCTGTCAGACATTGAGATAACCATTGCTGTTGAATCATTGATATAGCAGCATTTTACAAAACGAATGCAGCTTAATTTCTCGCTCTTCTGATCTCAAACCAGCTTATTATTAATGCGATTTCATTTCGTTGTCCCAGAAGAATTCATTTCAAATTTACACAAAACCATTACAAATCAAAGCACACACTGTCTTCAATTTCGTAAATTACGCACGCATTTCAATTTTTACCTCGTGTTCTCTTTCCCGCCTTCTTCTCCGCTCCtcccgtcgccaccaccgccgccgccgccgccgttgctggtcgtcgccggcggcggcggcggcttgtgaTCCGCGACGCACTGGAACCGGCACGAGCTCGGCTTCGGCTTTGGCTTCGTCTTCGGCTTCGGTGCCGCCTCCGTGTCGCTCCCGCTCTCCATCATCAGCGCGCGCAGGCACCGCCtcgccctcggcggcggcggcggcggcgccacgcggTTCTCCGGCTGCGGCGCTGCTGGCACGGCGATCGGCGGCCTCCGCACCGGCACCGGCTCATTGGGCTCCTCTTCTTCCTGCTGCTTCTTCGGCGGCGCCACCAGGACCGGCTCGTCGCGCGCGTTCTTGATGTCGACGCGCACGCCGGGGTCGCCGGCGTTGCACGTGCTCGCCTCCATGGACGAGTTGTTCACGCTCTGCACGTTGCTGTTCACGTtcgcggccaccgccggcgcaggccgcgccgagccctccgcCTCGGCGGCTGTCGGCGACGGGCCGtgctccctgccgccgccgccgccgccgccgccgccgccgagaaccATGCTCGCGCCGACGTTGTGGCCGGCCAGCGTGATGACGCGGTACCCCTGGACGCcgtccgcgctcgccgccggcgcctcgcgGCCGCGGGTGGCGAGGCTCTTGAGCCCGTCCTCGATCTCCCGCCGgtacggcgcgcgcgcgccgtcgaaCAGGCGCGACCTCGGGAACCCGGAGATGGAGATCTTGGTGTCGTTGCcttcgccgccttcgccgccgccgcgcggggtCCGTTCCTCGCCGGCGCGTGGCGACCTCGAGAGCGTCAGCTCCATGTCCGGCACGGACGGCCGCCGCCTAGCTCCGCGCCACCGCGGCGAGTCCACGCTCTGGACAGGGATCGTGTCCGATTCATCGGACGACTCACCATGGACAGAGATATCTTCCCCCATtgcccgcgccggcgccggtgacgctCTCGGCGGACGATCTGCCGgagttggtggcggcggcgccggcgccgtccctgACGATGGCCGCGGTTGCTGGCGAGAGGATGACGCCACATTGCTCCTATACGGGAGCCAGAAGCGaaacggctgcggctgcgacggcatcgccggtgacggcggcggcggaggctggcCGGACATGGCTGGGGTCGACGAGCTCGATCGAGTGATCGAAGGTGTTTGAACTGTCCATGAAGCTATGTAGAGTTTTAGGTTCATAAGTCTCATGCAATGCAAGGAAGGTGTTTGCTGTTGCCTTGAGCATGTCAAGAAAGGTAAGGAATTTGGGGCTTTTCTTGGCTTGCAGCTTTGGAGAAAGGATGAACTGGTTTGTGTTGTCAACTGAACTTGAGTTTGCCGTCAGTTTGGTTCAGGACTTCAGGTTCAGGAAATGGTATCTGTTGTTCTATCTAGCTTCAGTTTTCAGTCACCGATTTAGCATATGTTTTTTCGTGAAAAGAGGTACCAAAATTGTGATTTCATATTGTCACATATAAAAATGTTGTGTCAGGCATACTTATCATGTTTGAACTGTCGTGAGGTTCAAGTAAGTTCAATTTTGCTTCAGTCTGAtgcacatatattttttcttttgaacatATTGGCGCTGGccggttcgttaaaaaaaactgtGCTTCAGATAAATGGTAGAAATGGAAGAGCAGTGTTCAGTAGCAGACATTTTAACTGGGCAATTATTCACCTCATCAATTGTACACAGCTGAACATCCATTTTACATTATTACTGTACGAAAGAGTCGTGTGAAACAGTCCACAAACTAGTCACATGATGTTATTAGCCATCTAcaaaatatcaatatgaataccCTGCAATTCATCAAATTCTACAATGAAAACCACCTACCATTGGAGTACAGGTAAATTGGCCCTAAAATGCATCCTGTCCAGAAGCGAAAATGCCTAGTTTATCCTTGAGCAGTTAATCTAAGGGAGTTTCCATGCCGTCCTGTTTTTCTTCTCTGACGCCATCTTTCCTTAATATCATTGCACTCTTCTGTTAGATGATCTCTACTAGTATCACACTTTCCCTCAACATATTGCTTGTCAATAGCATTATTTGCCAAACCTCGCAGCCGAGCAGTTTCCGCTATCAGATCATTGACCAGCATCTCAGTTGTCCTCGTGGTAATCCCTCTCAGATACCATGAAAACGGAGGCGGGGGTACCATAGCAGGTTCAATAAGCTGATCCAAGGTAATTGAAGATCCAACTCTTCCTGTGCCATTGGTGCAGGAATCATACTCTTCTAATGTGCATGGGTCTAAAGGATGGCATGCTTCCTTGTCAACAAATAGAGGCTCTATTTTCCAGCAACCTTCAAATTTCTTCATAAAACCTGTTCTTCCTTGCTTGAACTTTACCTGCCAATAGTTGTTGCATGAAGCCACATATCAGAGAATGTATCTTAGCTGTTTCTCAAAGACTAGTAGCAATGTTTCAAGTCTTTACAGTGTGATTTGTTCTGTTCTGGTCGACAAAAACATGAACTGACAAGACACCAGACCACCAGAGAAATCTCCATATTGCTGCCTGCTCCACTTCAACTATTTGCCTTTGTCCTTCATCAAGCACGACTTTCCGTGATATTACTTCCTGAAAATTGGAACAAGAACTTTCTCACGAGTACTTGGCCGGTTAAGATACTAGAGCAATTCCTCTGCTCATTTGGTATCAGTAACCAAATCAGGGAAATCAAGCAAGTGCCACAATATCATGATGAATGAGCCTTCATGTTTCCTGTTACCCTATTCAGGAACTTGCTTATACATACCTTGATGTTTTTGAAAACTCTTTTGTTCTCTGGATCAATTATAATGTTGTAAACTGCGTCTGGAGGTAATCCTGCCTTAAATTTCAGATTCAGGTTGCAAAGAGAGCCTTGTGGCACAGTCACCTGTAAAGATTTGATCATATAAGGTTAGCATTAGCATTTCAACAAGACAGTAGTTGCCTACATTGCTCATTCCTGAAATCTCCCACAAAATGATGAACAACtataagtgtttttttttccaaaattacTGAATACATCAAATTGAGGTTGAAGAAAATATTCGGGGGTTTACAATGAGAAGAAAGTTAGCGGTTCTggtaaatatattatataactGTTGTTCTCAGACAATCAGTTAACCACCATTTCATTTTCTGAAAGAGCCCAACTTCAATCGATTTGTATATGACCTACAATCATTTCTAACACTGAAAGAACTACAA comes from the Oryza glaberrima chromosome 9, OglaRS2, whole genome shotgun sequence genome and includes:
- the LOC127784747 gene encoding bifunctional protein FolD 1, mitochondrial-like isoform X1 gives rise to the protein MGGAPAAAAVALLAATRRRPAAGPLAFLLPRAARAGLHEAAAPAAEEKGRTRRRRRRRSSSSRLLGPDIPDTWDSPPRAAARPPPPSGAGVDYDSTATIIDGKSVAEDIRFQIAEEVRQMKNAVGHVPGLAVVLVGDRRDSESYVRYKIKGCEEVGIKSLLAELPGNCTEDVVVDSVSRFNEDPSVHGILVQLPLPQHMDEERILSAISLEKDVDGFHPLNVGNLALRSRKPLFVPCAAKACLELLLQSGIELMGKHVTVIGRSKVVGLPTSLLLQRHHATVSIIHAFTTNPEEITRQSDIVISAAGVANLVRGSWLKKGAVVIDVGTNPIEDPTSDYGYRLTGDVCFEEAVKLASAITPVPGGVGPVTIAMLLANTLDSAKLAYGLATESPEL
- the LOC127784747 gene encoding bifunctional protein FolD 1, mitochondrial-like isoform X2 is translated as MGGAPAAAAVALLAATRRRPAAGPLAFLLPRAARAGLHEAAAPAAEEKGRTRRRRRRRSSSSRLLGPDIPDTWDSPPRAAARPPPPSGAGVDYDSTATIIDGKSVAEDIRFQIAEEVRQMKNAVGHVPGLAVVLVGDRRDSESYVRYKIKGCEEVGIKSLLAELPGNCTEDVVVDSVSRFNEDPSVHGILVQLPLPQHMDEERILSAISLEKDVDGFHPLNVGNLALRSRKPLFVPCAAKACLELLLQSGIELMGKHVTVIGRSKVVGLPTSLLLQRHHATVSIIHAFTTNPEEITRQSDIVISAAGVANLVRGSWLKKGAVVIDVGTNPIE
- the LOC127784748 gene encoding putative glucose-6-phosphate 1-epimerase, encoding MAASCALTLPSAISVSISVSSNSPRRFRRSRRVVALASVGQKVYAPGVAVSEGNGGLPKIYLKSPHGSEAEIYLFGACITSWKVPSGKDLLFVRPDAVFNGQKPISGGIPHCFPQFGPGTMQQHGFARNMNWSITDSEANEGDPAVTLELKDDSYSRSMWDFSFQALYKVALHSTSLSTTLKITNTDDKPFSFNSALHSYFSASISGVSVKGLKGCKTLNKDPDPKNPLEGKEEREEVTFPGFVDCIYLGAPSELTLDNGLGDKIVISNANWSDAVLWNPHLQMEACYKDFVCVENAKIETLQLGPNQSWVAEQKIELI
- the LOC127783691 gene encoding uncharacterized protein LOC127783691, producing MELTLSRSPRAGEERTPRGGGEGGEGNDTKISISGFPRSRLFDGARAPYRREIEDGLKSLATRGREAPAASADGVQGYRVITLAGHNVGASMVLGGGGGGGGGGREHGPSPTAAEAEGSARPAPAVAANVNSNVQSVNNSSMEASTCNAGDPGVRVDIKNARDEPVLVAPPKKQQEEEEPNEPVPVRRPPIAVPAAPQPENRVAPPPPPPRARRCLRALMMESGSDTEAAPKPKTKPKPKPSSCRFQLTALRSNDH